Proteins encoded within one genomic window of Citrobacter amalonaticus Y19:
- a CDS encoding RrF2 family transcriptional regulator has protein sequence MAFYSSGVEYGIHSLMCMVDSKGDARDMSVREIADLQSVPYDYLAKIFTRLSKAGLVRSIEGKGGGFQLARPAEHITVLDVVNAIDGDKRIFECREIRQRLAVFEEQPPAWACEGICGVRSVMDMAQQRMEEALGQHTILDLARKMYRKAPETFVVEVQEWIVARKG, from the coding sequence ATGGCATTCTACAGTTCCGGGGTTGAGTACGGCATTCATAGCCTGATGTGTATGGTGGATAGCAAAGGGGACGCCCGCGATATGAGCGTGCGCGAAATTGCCGATCTGCAAAGCGTGCCCTACGACTATCTGGCCAAAATTTTTACTCGTCTGTCGAAAGCAGGACTGGTGCGTAGCATTGAGGGTAAAGGCGGCGGCTTTCAGCTCGCCAGACCTGCCGAGCACATCACGGTGCTGGATGTGGTTAACGCTATCGACGGTGACAAGCGCATCTTTGAATGTCGGGAGATTCGCCAGCGACTTGCGGTCTTTGAGGAACAACCGCCCGCGTGGGCCTGTGAAGGGATTTGCGGCGTACGCTCGGTGATGGACATGGCGCAGCAGCGCATGGAAGAGGCATTAGGGCAGCATACAATTCTGGATCTGGCGCGCAAAATGTATCGCAAAGCGCCGGAGACCTTTGTGGTTGAAGTGCAGGAATGGATTGTTGCGCGTAAAGGATGA
- the uspB gene encoding universal stress protein UspB yields MISTVALFWALCVVCIVNMARYFSSLRALLVVLRGCDPLLYQYVDGGGFFTSHGQPNKQVRLVWYIYAQRYRDHHDDEFIRRCERVRRQFILTSALCGLVVVSLIALMIWH; encoded by the coding sequence ATGATAAGCACCGTTGCATTATTCTGGGCATTATGTGTTGTTTGCATTGTGAATATGGCGCGCTATTTCTCGTCTTTACGCGCGCTGCTCGTGGTACTTCGTGGTTGCGATCCTTTGCTCTACCAATATGTCGATGGGGGCGGCTTTTTCACTTCGCACGGCCAACCCAATAAGCAGGTTCGCCTGGTGTGGTATATCTACGCCCAGCGTTACCGCGATCACCATGATGATGAATTCATCCGCCGCTGTGAGCGGGTACGTCGTCAGTTCATTCTGACCAGTGCGCTGTGTGGGCTCGTGGTGGTCAGTCTTATTGCCTTGATGATTTGGCACTGA
- a CDS encoding NAD(P)/FAD-dependent oxidoreductase, with the protein MRKQILIVGAGFSGMWAALSAARLLEKEANPNIAVTVIAPQPELRVRPRFYENAVETLVAPLQPLFDITGVNFLRGTVGQILPASKEVSWTDASGETRLQRYDRLVLASGSHVNRSQVSGAQTHAFDLDQLESAAVLEKHLQSLASQPESEARNTVVVCGGGFTGIEMALELPGRLRDILGAEAKTRVVVVERGPQPGSRYSDALRNVIVEASAELGVEWRVNADVESVNASGVTLKDGQTIASQTVIWTVGVQANDLTTQIDAPRDRQGRLHVNANLQVVGYDDIYATGDVAYAATDDKGNHALMTCQHAILLGKFAGNNAAASLLDVAPLPYRQENYVTCLDLGAWGAVYTEGWDQQVKLTRAEAKKLKLSITRELIYPPKADKAAAFEIADPLAPFV; encoded by the coding sequence ATGCGTAAACAAATTCTGATCGTCGGGGCAGGTTTTTCGGGGATGTGGGCAGCGCTTAGCGCGGCCCGCCTGCTTGAGAAAGAGGCCAACCCGAATATTGCTGTCACCGTCATTGCTCCGCAGCCCGAGCTGCGTGTCCGTCCGCGTTTTTATGAAAATGCGGTTGAAACACTCGTTGCCCCGCTTCAGCCTCTGTTCGATATCACCGGCGTTAACTTCCTGCGTGGGACGGTTGGCCAGATCCTGCCTGCTTCAAAAGAAGTGAGCTGGACGGATGCCAGCGGTGAAACGCGTTTGCAGCGCTATGACCGTTTAGTCCTCGCCAGTGGTAGTCACGTAAACCGCTCGCAGGTAAGCGGTGCGCAAACCCACGCCTTCGATTTGGATCAACTGGAAAGCGCTGCCGTACTTGAAAAACATTTGCAGAGTCTGGCAAGCCAACCCGAGAGTGAAGCGCGTAATACCGTGGTCGTCTGCGGGGGCGGTTTTACCGGCATTGAGATGGCGCTGGAGTTGCCGGGTCGTCTGCGCGACATTCTTGGCGCTGAAGCTAAGACCAGAGTAGTCGTAGTAGAACGCGGTCCCCAGCCAGGTTCACGTTACAGCGACGCATTGCGTAACGTTATTGTCGAAGCCTCGGCTGAACTGGGTGTGGAATGGCGGGTAAACGCCGACGTGGAAAGCGTAAATGCCTCTGGCGTTACGCTGAAGGACGGACAAACCATTGCCTCGCAGACCGTTATCTGGACCGTGGGTGTCCAGGCTAACGATCTGACGACACAAATTGATGCCCCGCGCGACCGTCAGGGCCGTCTGCACGTCAACGCTAACCTGCAAGTGGTGGGTTATGACGATATTTATGCCACTGGCGATGTGGCCTACGCCGCCACTGACGATAAGGGCAATCACGCGTTAATGACCTGCCAGCATGCGATCCTGCTGGGCAAATTTGCTGGCAATAACGCCGCAGCCAGCCTGCTGGACGTCGCCCCTCTGCCGTATCGTCAGGAAAACTACGTCACCTGTCTGGACCTGGGCGCCTGGGGAGCGGTCTATACCGAAGGATGGGATCAGCAGGTAAAACTGACGCGTGCCGAGGCGAAGAAACTGAAGCTGTCAATTACTCGCGAGCTTATCTACCCGCCGAAGGCCGATAAAGCCGCTGCGTTTGAGATTGCCGATCCGCTGGCGCCGTTTGTGTAA
- the uspA gene encoding universal stress protein UspA codes for MAYKHILIAVDLSPESKVLVEKAVSMARPYNAKVSLIHVDVNYSDLYTGLIDVNLGDMQKRISEETHHALTELSTNAGYPITETLSGSGDLGQVLVDAIKKYDMDLVVCGHHQDFWSKLMSSARQLINTVHVDMLIVPLRDEEE; via the coding sequence ATGGCTTACAAACACATTCTCATCGCGGTTGATCTTTCTCCGGAAAGCAAAGTTCTGGTAGAAAAAGCGGTCTCTATGGCACGTCCGTACAACGCAAAGGTTTCCCTGATCCACGTTGATGTAAACTACTCTGACCTTTATACCGGCCTGATTGACGTCAATCTGGGCGATATGCAAAAACGCATTTCTGAAGAAACTCACCACGCGCTGACCGAACTGTCCACTAACGCAGGCTATCCGATTACCGAAACCCTGAGCGGCAGTGGCGATCTGGGTCAGGTGCTGGTAGACGCTATCAAAAAATACGACATGGACCTGGTCGTTTGCGGTCACCACCAGGACTTCTGGAGCAAACTGATGTCCTCCGCACGTCAGTTGATCAACACCGTTCACGTCGACATGCTGATTGTTCCACTGCGCGACGAAGAAGAGTAA
- a CDS encoding 23S rRNA (adenine(2030)-N(6))-methyltransferase RlmJ, with protein MLSYRHSFHAGNHADVLKHTVQSLIIESLKEKDKPFLYLDTHAGAGRYQLSGEHAERTGEYLEGIARIWQQDDLPAELEPYISVVKHFNRSGQLRYYPGSPLIARQLLRAQDSLHMTELHPSDFPLLRGEFQKDERARVARADGYQQLKAKLPPVSRRGLILIDPPYEIKSDYQAVVTGINEGYKRFATGTYALWYPVVLRQQIKRMVHDLEATGIRKILQIELAVRPDSDQRGMTASGMIVINPPWKLEAQMNTVLPWLHSKLVPAGIGHTSVNWIVPE; from the coding sequence ATGCTCAGTTATCGCCACAGCTTCCACGCTGGCAACCACGCCGACGTCCTTAAACACACGGTTCAGAGCCTGATCATCGAGTCGCTCAAAGAGAAAGATAAACCGTTTCTCTATCTGGACACCCATGCAGGCGCGGGCCGTTATCAGCTGAGCGGCGAGCATGCTGAACGCACCGGTGAATACCTGGAAGGCATTGCCCGCATCTGGCAGCAGGACGATCTGCCTGCCGAACTGGAGCCGTACATCAGCGTGGTTAAACACTTTAACCGCAGCGGACAACTGCGTTATTACCCAGGCTCCCCGCTGATCGCCCGTCAGTTGCTGCGCGCGCAGGACAGTCTGCACATGACGGAGCTGCATCCAAGTGACTTCCCCCTGCTGCGGGGAGAATTTCAGAAAGATGAGCGTGCCCGTGTAGCCCGTGCCGACGGTTATCAGCAGTTGAAGGCAAAGCTGCCGCCGGTTTCCCGTCGTGGGTTGATTCTCATCGACCCGCCTTACGAAATTAAATCGGACTATCAGGCCGTCGTCACCGGGATCAACGAAGGCTATAAACGTTTTGCCACCGGGACATATGCCCTGTGGTATCCGGTCGTATTACGTCAGCAAATCAAGCGCATGGTGCACGATCTGGAAGCGACCGGCATCCGTAAAATCCTGCAAATTGAGCTGGCGGTCCGCCCGGACAGCGACCAGCGCGGCATGACCGCCTCGGGCATGATTGTGATCAACCCGCCGTGGAAGCTGGAAGCGCAAATGAATACCGTGCTGCCGTGGCTACACAGCAAACTGGTGCCAGCCGGTATCGGGCATACCTCGGTAAACTGGATCGTGCCAGAGTAA
- the dtpB gene encoding dipeptide/tripeptide permease DtpB has product MNTSAPTGLLQQPRPFFMIFFVELWERFGYYGVQGILAVFFVKQLGFSQEQAFITFGAFAALVYGLISIGGYVGDHLLGTKRTLVLGAIVLALGYFMTGMSLLKPDLIFIALGTIAVGNGLFKANPASLLSKCYPPKDPRLDGAFTLFYMSINIGSLLSLSLAPVIADKFGYAVTYNLCGAGLIVALLVYFACRGMVKDIGSEPDHLPMSFRNLLYVLIGTVAMVFLCAWLMHNVKIANLVLIVLSLVVTIIFFRQAFKLDKTGRNKMFVAFILMIEAVLFYILYAQMPTSLNFFAINNVHHEILGFTLNPVSFQALNPFWVVVASPVLAAIYTRLGSKGKDLTMPMKFTLGMFLCSLGFLTAAAAGMWFADAQGLTSPWFIVLVYLFQSLGELLISALGLAMVAALVPQHLMGFILGMWFLTQAAAFLLGGYVATFTAVPENMTDPLQTLPIYTGVFSKIGLVTLAVTVVMALMVPWLNRMINTPDGAK; this is encoded by the coding sequence ATGAATACATCTGCACCTACGGGTTTGCTACAGCAACCCCGCCCGTTCTTCATGATCTTTTTTGTCGAGTTATGGGAACGATTTGGCTATTACGGCGTTCAGGGTATCCTGGCGGTTTTCTTTGTTAAGCAACTCGGATTCTCGCAGGAGCAGGCGTTTATCACCTTCGGCGCCTTTGCCGCATTGGTGTACGGCCTGATCTCCATTGGGGGTTACGTTGGCGACCACCTGCTCGGCACCAAACGTACGCTGGTGCTGGGTGCGATTGTGCTGGCACTCGGCTACTTTATGACGGGAATGTCGTTGCTCAAACCGGACCTCATTTTCATCGCTCTTGGGACGATTGCCGTCGGCAATGGTCTGTTTAAGGCCAATCCGGCAAGCCTGCTCTCCAAATGCTATCCGCCCAAGGATCCGCGTCTGGATGGCGCCTTCACCCTGTTCTACATGTCGATTAACATCGGTTCGCTGCTGTCGCTGTCGCTGGCGCCGGTGATCGCGGATAAGTTTGGCTACGCCGTCACCTACAACTTATGCGGAGCGGGGCTGATTGTTGCGCTGCTGGTCTATTTCGCCTGCCGCGGCATGGTGAAAGATATCGGTTCCGAGCCAGACCATCTGCCGATGAGCTTCCGCAATCTGCTGTACGTCCTGATTGGCACCGTAGCGATGGTCTTCCTCTGCGCCTGGCTGATGCACAACGTGAAAATCGCCAACCTGGTGCTGATTGTTCTGTCGCTTGTGGTGACGATTATCTTCTTCCGCCAGGCCTTTAAACTGGATAAAACCGGGCGCAACAAGATGTTTGTAGCGTTTATCCTGATGATTGAAGCGGTGCTGTTTTACATTCTGTATGCGCAGATGCCCACGTCGCTGAATTTCTTTGCCATCAACAACGTTCACCATGAGATCCTCGGTTTCACCCTTAACCCGGTGAGCTTCCAGGCGCTTAACCCGTTCTGGGTGGTGGTTGCCAGTCCGGTACTGGCGGCTATCTACACGCGTCTGGGCAGCAAAGGTAAAGACCTGACGATGCCGATGAAGTTTACCCTCGGGATGTTCCTGTGCTCGCTGGGCTTTCTGACCGCCGCCGCGGCAGGGATGTGGTTTGCCGATGCGCAGGGTCTGACGTCGCCGTGGTTTATCGTGCTGGTTTATCTGTTCCAGAGCCTGGGCGAGTTGCTGATTAGCGCGCTGGGACTGGCAATGGTGGCGGCGCTGGTGCCGCAGCATCTGATGGGCTTTATCCTCGGGATGTGGTTCCTGACGCAGGCCGCCGCGTTTCTGTTGGGGGGCTATGTCGCCACCTTTACCGCCGTACCGGAGAACATGACCGACCCGCTACAGACATTGCCAATCTATACCGGCGTGTTCAGCAAAATCGGTCTGGTGACGCTGGCCGTCACGGTCGTGATGGCGTTGATGGTGCCATGGCTGAACCGAATGATTAATACGCCGGACGGTGCCAAATAA
- the prlC gene encoding oligopeptidase A, which translates to MTNPLLTPFELPPFSAIKPEHVVPAVTKALNDCRENVERVVAQGAPYSWENLCQPLAEVDDVLGRIFSPVSHLNSVKNSPELREAYEQTLPLLSEYSTWVGQHEGLYKAYRDLRDGDHYATLNTAQKKAVDNALRDFELSGIGLPKEKQQRYGEIATRLSELGNLYSNNVLDATMGWTKLITDEAELVGMPESALAAAKAQAEAKEQEGYLLTLDIPSYLPVMTYCDNPALREEMYRAYVTRASDQGPNAGKWDNSPVMEEILALRHELAQLLGFESYAFKSLATKMAENPQQVLEFLTDLAKRARPQGEKELAQLRAFAKAEFGVDELNPWDIAYYSEKQKQHLYSISDEQLRPYFPENKAVNGLFEVVKRIYGITAKERRDVDVWHPDVRFFELYDENNELRGSFYLDLYARENKRGGAWMDDCVGQMRKADGSLQKPVAYLTCNFNRPVNGKPALFTHDEVITLFHEFGHGLHHMLTRIETAGVSGINGVPWDAVELPSQFMENWCWEPDALAFISGHYETGEPLPKELLDKMLAAKNYQAALFILRQLEFGLFDFRLHAEFDPQQGAKILETLAEIKKQVAVVPGPSWGRFPHAFSHIFAGGYAAGYYSYLWADVLAADAFSRFEDEGIFNRETGQSFLDNILTRGGSEEPMELFKRFRGREPQLDAMLEHYGIKG; encoded by the coding sequence ATGACGAATCCATTACTGACTCCCTTCGAACTGCCGCCGTTTTCCGCAATCAAGCCTGAGCATGTTGTTCCCGCCGTCACCAAAGCGCTGAACGACTGCCGTGAAAATGTGGAACGTGTGGTCGCGCAGGGCGCGCCGTATTCCTGGGAAAATCTTTGCCAGCCGTTGGCGGAAGTCGATGACGTCCTGGGGCGTATTTTTTCTCCGGTCAGCCATCTGAATTCAGTGAAAAACAGTCCGGAACTGCGCGAAGCCTATGAGCAAACCCTGCCGCTGTTGTCGGAATACAGCACCTGGGTCGGTCAGCATGAAGGTCTGTACAAAGCGTACCGCGACCTGCGTGATGGAGACCATTACGCCACACTCAATACCGCGCAGAAAAAAGCCGTTGATAACGCGCTGCGTGATTTTGAACTCTCCGGGATTGGCCTGCCGAAAGAAAAACAGCAGCGCTACGGAGAGATCGCCACCCGCCTGTCTGAGCTTGGCAACCTGTACAGCAACAACGTGCTCGACGCCACCATGGGCTGGACGAAGCTGATTACTGACGAAGCCGAGTTGGTCGGGATGCCGGAAAGCGCGCTGGCCGCAGCCAAAGCGCAGGCCGAAGCAAAAGAGCAGGAAGGGTATCTGCTGACGCTGGATATCCCGAGCTATTTGCCGGTGATGACCTACTGCGACAACCCGGCATTGCGTGAAGAGATGTACCGCGCCTATGTGACCCGCGCCTCCGATCAGGGGCCGAACGCAGGCAAATGGGATAACAGCCCGGTGATGGAAGAGATCCTCGCTCTGCGTCATGAACTGGCGCAACTGCTGGGCTTTGAAAGCTACGCCTTTAAATCGCTTGCCACCAAAATGGCGGAAAACCCGCAGCAGGTGCTGGAGTTCTTAACCGATCTGGCAAAACGCGCGCGTCCGCAGGGCGAGAAAGAGCTGGCGCAACTGCGGGCTTTCGCAAAAGCAGAGTTTGGCGTTGATGAGCTGAACCCGTGGGATATCGCGTACTACAGCGAAAAACAGAAACAGCACCTTTACAGCATCAGCGACGAACAGCTGCGTCCGTACTTCCCGGAAAACAAAGCGGTGAACGGCCTGTTTGAAGTGGTGAAACGCATTTACGGCATCACCGCGAAAGAGCGTCGCGATGTGGATGTCTGGCATCCGGACGTGCGGTTCTTCGAACTGTATGACGAAAACAACGAACTGCGCGGCAGTTTCTATCTCGACCTGTACGCCCGTGAAAACAAACGCGGCGGGGCGTGGATGGACGACTGCGTCGGTCAGATGCGCAAAGCGGACGGTTCACTGCAAAAACCGGTCGCCTACCTGACCTGTAACTTTAACCGCCCGGTCAACGGCAAACCGGCGCTGTTTACCCATGATGAAGTGATCACCCTGTTCCACGAATTTGGTCACGGCCTGCACCACATGCTGACCCGTATCGAAACCGCCGGGGTTTCCGGGATCAACGGCGTGCCGTGGGATGCGGTCGAACTGCCGAGCCAGTTTATGGAAAACTGGTGCTGGGAGCCGGACGCGCTGGCGTTTATCTCCGGTCATTACGAGACGGGCGAACCGCTGCCGAAAGAACTGCTGGATAAAATGCTGGCGGCGAAGAACTACCAGGCGGCGCTGTTCATCCTGCGTCAGCTGGAGTTCGGTCTGTTTGACTTCCGTCTGCATGCGGAATTTGACCCGCAGCAAGGGGCAAAAATCCTTGAAACGCTGGCGGAGATTAAAAAACAGGTCGCCGTGGTGCCGGGGCCGTCCTGGGGTCGCTTCCCGCATGCCTTCAGCCATATTTTCGCTGGCGGCTACGCGGCGGGGTATTACAGCTATCTGTGGGCCGACGTGCTGGCCGCGGATGCGTTCTCACGTTTTGAAGACGAGGGGATTTTCAATCGGGAGACCGGTCAGTCGTTCCTCGACAACATCCTGACGCGCGGCGGCTCCGAAGAACCTATGGAACTGTTCAAACGCTTCCGTGGCCGCGAACCGCAGCTCGACGCGATGCTGGAGCATTACGGGATCAAAGGTTAG
- the rsmJ gene encoding 16S rRNA (guanine(1516)-N(2))-methyltransferase RsmJ, whose amino-acid sequence MKICLLDETGAGDGALSVLAARWGLEHDADNQMALVLTAEHLELRKRDEPKLGGIFVDFVGGAMAHRRKFGGGRGEAVAKAVGIKGDYLPDVVDATAGLGRDAFVLACVGCHVRMLERNPVVAALLDDGLARGYADAEIGPWLQARLQLIHASSLTALTDITPRPQVVYLDPMFPHKQKSALVKKEMRVFQSLVGADLDADGLLEPARQLATKRVVVKRPDYAPPLADVATPNAVVTKGHRFDIYAGTPLAD is encoded by the coding sequence GTGAAAATTTGTTTACTGGATGAAACGGGCGCCGGAGACGGCGCCTTATCTGTTCTGGCTGCCCGCTGGGGGCTGGAACATGACGCAGACAATCAGATGGCGCTGGTGCTGACGGCGGAGCATCTGGAGTTGCGTAAGCGAGATGAACCGAAGCTCGGCGGCATTTTCGTTGATTTTGTCGGCGGGGCGATGGCGCACCGACGCAAATTTGGCGGTGGTCGCGGCGAGGCGGTGGCCAAAGCGGTTGGCATCAAAGGTGATTATTTGCCGGATGTGGTGGATGCCACGGCAGGGCTGGGGCGCGATGCCTTTGTGCTGGCCTGCGTCGGCTGTCATGTGCGGATGCTGGAACGCAATCCGGTGGTGGCGGCGTTGCTCGACGACGGACTGGCGCGCGGCTATGCCGATGCGGAAATCGGCCCGTGGTTGCAGGCGCGACTACAGCTGATCCATGCTTCCAGCCTGACGGCGCTGACCGATATCACGCCGCGTCCGCAGGTGGTCTATCTCGATCCCATGTTTCCCCATAAGCAAAAAAGCGCGCTGGTGAAGAAAGAGATGCGGGTATTTCAGTCACTTGTGGGGGCGGATTTGGACGCTGACGGCCTGCTTGAACCTGCGCGTCAACTCGCGACCAAACGCGTGGTGGTGAAACGCCCGGACTACGCGCCGCCGCTGGCGGATGTCGCCACGCCGAATGCGGTGGTGACCAAAGGGCACCGGTTTGATATTTATGCCGGCACGCCTTTGGCGGATTAA
- the pitA gene encoding inorganic phosphate transporter PitA has protein sequence MLHLFAGLDLHTGLLLLLALAFVLFYEAINGFHDTANAVATVIYTRAMRSQLAVVMAAVFNFFGVLLGGLSVAYAIVHMLPTDLLLNMGSAHGLAMVFSMLLAAIIWNLGTWYFGLPASSSHTLIGAIIGIGLTNALMTGTSVVDALNIPKVMGIFASLIVSPIVGLVVAGGLIFILRRYWSGTKKRARIHLTPAEREKKDGKKKPPFWTRIALILSAIGVAFSHGANDGQKGIGLVMLVLIGVAPAGFVVNMNASGYEITRTRDAINNVEIYFQQHPDLLKKVTGVDQLIPSPEPAATQPTEFHCHPANTINALDRAKAMLSNNVESYDKLSVEQRGQLRRIMLCISDTTDKVTKLPGVSADDQRLLKKLKTDMLSTIEYAPIWIIMAVALALGIGTMIGWRRVATTIGEKIGKKGMTYAQGMSAQMTAAVSIGLASYTGMPVSTTHVLSSSVAGTMVVDGGGLQRKTVTSILMAWVFTLPAAILLSGALYWISLKLI, from the coding sequence ATGCTACATTTGTTTGCTGGCCTGGATTTACATACCGGGCTTTTATTATTGCTTGCTCTGGCTTTTGTGCTGTTCTACGAAGCAATTAACGGCTTCCATGATACAGCCAACGCAGTTGCGACCGTGATCTACACCCGTGCGATGCGCTCGCAGCTTGCGGTGGTCATGGCTGCGGTGTTCAACTTCTTTGGTGTGCTGCTGGGCGGTCTCAGCGTAGCCTATGCCATCGTGCATATGTTACCTACCGATCTCCTGCTCAACATGGGATCTGCGCATGGACTTGCGATGGTGTTCTCCATGCTGCTCGCCGCCATCATCTGGAACCTGGGTACCTGGTACTTTGGTTTACCTGCATCCAGCTCTCACACGCTGATTGGCGCGATTATCGGCATCGGTTTAACCAATGCGCTGATGACCGGCACGTCAGTGGTGGACGCACTCAACATCCCGAAAGTGATGGGCATTTTTGCCTCGCTGATTGTCTCGCCCATTGTTGGCCTGGTGGTCGCAGGCGGCCTGATTTTCATTCTGCGTCGCTACTGGAGCGGAACCAAAAAACGCGCCCGTATTCACCTCACTCCTGCTGAACGTGAAAAGAAAGACGGCAAGAAAAAGCCGCCGTTCTGGACCCGTATCGCCCTGATTCTCTCTGCTATCGGCGTGGCCTTCTCACACGGTGCGAACGACGGTCAGAAAGGCATTGGTTTGGTTATGCTGGTCCTGATTGGTGTGGCGCCAGCGGGCTTCGTGGTGAACATGAATGCCTCGGGTTATGAAATTACCCGTACCCGTGATGCTATCAACAACGTCGAAATCTACTTCCAGCAGCATCCCGATCTGCTGAAAAAAGTGACGGGCGTCGATCAGTTGATTCCGTCTCCGGAACCGGCCGCCACGCAGCCGACGGAATTCCACTGTCATCCGGCAAACACCATTAACGCGCTGGATCGCGCGAAGGCGATGTTGTCGAACAACGTGGAAAGCTATGACAAGTTGAGCGTTGAGCAGCGCGGCCAACTGCGTCGCATCATGCTGTGCATCTCCGACACGACCGATAAAGTGACGAAGCTGCCGGGTGTGAGCGCTGACGACCAGCGTCTGCTGAAGAAACTGAAAACCGATATGCTGAGCACCATTGAGTATGCGCCTATCTGGATAATCATGGCGGTCGCGCTGGCGCTGGGTATTGGTACCATGATCGGCTGGCGCCGTGTGGCAACCACCATCGGTGAGAAGATTGGTAAGAAAGGCATGACCTATGCTCAGGGGATGTCTGCACAGATGACCGCCGCCGTCTCTATTGGTCTCGCCAGCTACACCGGGATGCCGGTATCCACCACCCACGTTCTCTCCTCCTCCGTAGCGGGGACGATGGTTGTCGACGGTGGGGGTCTGCAACGTAAAACGGTGACCAGCATTCTGATGGCGTGGGTGTTCACATTACCCGCCGCGATCCTGCTGTCCGGTGCGCTGTACTGGATCTCGCTGAAGCTTATCTAA